The Coffea arabica cultivar ET-39 chromosome 4e, Coffea Arabica ET-39 HiFi, whole genome shotgun sequence genome includes a window with the following:
- the LOC140005683 gene encoding protein SMALL AUXIN UP-REGULATED RNA 51-like produces MDSKKSNKITEIVRLQQILKKWKKLAAKGTGSSSSISHTGTTSTNNTNSSGGSSNSSKSIKFLKKTLSFSERESSSSLNNGAVSGGSSDVVPKGYLAVCVGEELKRFVIPMEYLGHQAFGILLREAEEEFGFQQEGVLKIPCQVAAFEKILKMMDERRDTPDAFHLHDFGLTTTASGDQLDMDINSNVGYCYSPYHHQPPQMCR; encoded by the coding sequence ATGGATTCAAAGAAGTCTAACAAAATCACAGAAATAGTTAGGCTTCAACAGATTctcaagaaatggaagaagctCGCGGCCAAAGGTACCGGCAGCAGCAGCTCAATAAGCCACACCGGCACCACTAGTACCAACAACACTAACAGCAGTGGCGGCAGCAGTAATAGTAGTAAGAGCATCAAGTTCCTCAAGAAAACACTGTCTTTCTCAGAAAGAGAAAGCAGCAGCTCCCTAAATAACGGTGCGGTCTCGGGTGGCTCCAGCGACGTGGTGCCCAAAGGGTATCTAGCAGTATGCGTGGGAGAAGAGCTCAAGAGATTTGTGATCCCAATGGAGTATCTGGGTCACCAAGCTTTTGGGATTCTACTCAGAGAAGCTGAAGAAGAGTTCGGGTTCCAACAAGAAGGAGTTCTAAAGATCCCTTGCCAAGTTGCTGCGTTTGAGAAGATCCTGAAGATGATGGACGAGAGGAGGGATACGCCGGATGCATTTCACTTGCACGATTTCGGTTTGACTACGACAGCTAGCGGAGATCAACTGGACATGGATATTAATAGCAATGTTGGATATTGTTACTCGCCATACCACCACCAGCCTCCTCAAATGTGCAGATGA